Below is a genomic region from Nocardioides panacis.
TGCAGACCTCGACGATCGGCTTCGCGATCCTGCTCGCGCTCACCTTCGCCGCCTGGTGGGCCAGCGAGCGCACCCTGTCGATCCACTCGATCGTCACCCGCCGCCGGGAGGCGTTCTACTGGCTGGCGATCCTGTTCACCTTCGCCCTGGGTACCTCGGCGGGCGACCTGTTCGACGAGCAGATGGGGGTCGGCTACTGGCCGACCGTCGCGCTGGTCGCGGTGCTCATCGCGCTGATCACCGCCGCGCACCGGTTCCTGCACCTCGACGCCGTGCTGGCGTTCTGGCTGGCCTACATCCTGACCCGCCCGCTGGGCGCCTCGATCGGCGACGGCATGTCGCAGGCGCACCAGGACGGTGGCCTGGGGCTCGGGACGACCGGCACCAGCGTGATCTTCCTGACGGTGATCCTCGCCCTGGTGGTCTTCCTGGCCGTCACGAAGGTCGACCAGACGAGCACCGCCGAGACCATCGAGACCGACCCGGCCCGGGTCTGACGAGCAGCTGGTCGCCGTACGCCAGGAATCCCCTCCCTAGTCCGCTTCCCAGCGGAACAGGCGTGCGGCGACCAGCGTCACCACCGCCGCGAACGCGAGCAGGATGCCGATCGGGGCGAACGCCGCCGACGGCCCTGACCGCGCACCATCACGTCGAGCATGCCGTCGTTGAGGTGCCGCAGCGGCAGCAGGTTCGAGGTCACCTGCAGCCAGCCCGGCGCCCCGTCGAGGGGGAAGAACGAGCCGGACAGGAACGCCATCGGCAGCACCAGGAAGTTCGCGAGGTTCACCGCGCCCTCCTGGGTCTTCGCGACCGAGCCGGCGAGCAGGCCGAGCGACATGAACGCCAGCGTGCCGGCGACCAGCAGCGGGACCGCCATCCACCACGAGCCGGTGAGGCGCAGCCCGAAGGCGCTCATGCCGAGGCCGAGGAAGATCGCCATCTGCACCAAGGCGATCAGCACCGTGACCACGACCCGGGCGCCGACGACCGACCCGGCCGAGACCGGGGACAGCTGCAGCCGCCGCAGGAGCTTGCTGTTGCGCCACCCCTGCAGGGTCGCCGCGGCACCGAACGCCGCGCTCATCGCCACCGCCCAGCCGAGCAGCCCGGGCGTCACGAACTGGATGGTCCTCAGCGACTTGTCCTCGACCCGCTCGCCGACGAACGTGTAGCGCGGCGGCCGGCCGGACGCCTCCTGGTTGGCGCCGTCCACGAAGGCGTTCAGGGTGCCCTGGGTGATCGCGGCCTTCACCTGGTCGGTCTGCGTGTAGTGCGCGACCAAGATGTCCCCGCGCATCTCGATCGCCGCGTCCGCGTCGCCCTTGCGGACCTGCGCGAGCGCGGCCGGGAGCCGGGTGGCGTGAGTGACCTCGAAGGTCTGGTCGTAGGCCTGCTTCGCGCCGGGCCCGAGCCCGTCCACCAAGCCGACGTGCCCCACCTCGACGACCGCGATCTTCGGGCTGTTCTCGTAGTCGAAGACGCCGCCGAACAGCACCAGGAACATCA
It encodes:
- a CDS encoding ABC transporter permease, producing MTAFRAIALAIVKGFLRDKMSMFFAVVFPLMFLVLFGGVFDYENSPKIAVVEVGHVGLVDGLGPGAKQAYDQTFEVTHATRLPAALAQVRKGDADAAIEMRGDILVAHYTQTDQVKAAITQGTLNAFVDGANQEASGRPPRYTFVGERVEDKSLRTIQFVTPGLLGWAVAMSAAFGAAATLQGWRNSKLLRRLQLSPVSAGSVVGARVVVTVLIALVQMAIFLGLGMSAFGLRLTGSWWMAVPLLVAGTLAFMSLGLLAGSVAKTQEGAVNLANFLVLPMAFLSGSFFPLDGAPGWLQVTSNLLPLRHLNDGMLDVMVRGQGRRRRSPRSASCSRSRRW
- a CDS encoding COG4705 family protein — its product is MNRDTSVAAVPLRTLLNKVPEVTLYFWVIKILCTTVGETFADYLNETLGFGLDNTSILMTAALVVALVFQFRARRYVPGIYWLAVVLISVVGTLLSDKLVDDLGVPLQTSTIGFAILLALTFAAWWASERTLSIHSIVTRRREAFYWLAILFTFALGTSAGDLFDEQMGVGYWPTVALVAVLIALITAAHRFLHLDAVLAFWLAYILTRPLGASIGDGMSQAHQDGGLGLGTTGTSVIFLTVILALVVFLAVTKVDQTSTAETIETDPARV